The segment GTTGCTTCAATATTCCGTCAGGCAATGAAATACCCTTATAAAGATCACAGCGGAAAAGAACGTTCTAAGTTTGTAAACCTTGATATGGAGGAATACAAAGATGCGGAGCTAACGTACGATGTCTTTAAAACTGTATTAGCTCAAGAAGAATTTTTACCTTATCGTGCAGGTATTGTTATTCAAGCTTATCTTCCTGATGCCTTGTTCTTTTATAGAGATTTATTAGCGTTTGCTAAAGAAAGATGTGCTAGAGGTGGAGTACCTATTAAATTTCGTTTAGTAAAAGGGGCTAACTTACAAATGGAGACTATTGTATCTTCCCTTAAAGGTTGGAAGAATCCTATTTTACCCACTAAAGTAGCAGTAGATACCAATCATTTGCATTTATTAGATGAGGCTCTTCAGCCAGAAAATGTAGAATGTCTAAATATTGGGGTAGCCACTCACAACTTCTTTAGTATAGGATATGCCTATCTTTTAAGTGAAAGAAATCAAGTAACAGATCATGTTACGTTTGAGATGCTAGAGGGAATGGCCAATCATCTACCACGTGTTATGCGTGCCTTAAACAAACAGATTATTCTTTATACACCTGTAGTAAGAAAAGAGTATTTCTTGAACGCAGTATCTTATCTTGTACGTAGATTAGATGAAAATACAGGACCAGATAACTTTCTGAGTTATTCTTTTGAGCTAGAAGTAAATTCCCAGGCTTGGGACTTCTTGGAAAATCAGTTCCGTACAGCCTTTGCTAATAAAGATAGCGTGAAACCTGATATCTTTAGAAAACAAAATAGAATGGAACCTGCAAAGCCTGTTGATGAAAAGGTGTTTGCAAATGAACCAGATACAGAGTTGGATCTACCCCAAAACAGAAAATGGGCACTCGGTATTCTTGAAAAGTGGAAAGATGTTCGTGCAGATCAATTTAAAGTACCTGTGCAGATAGGTGCTCAGTTTATGGAGTCCGATTTAAAACGCCAATATTTAGATAAGAGTAGAAATGATTCTGTATCTATGTGTGAGGCTAGCCTGAGCTCTTTAGATCATATAAAACAAATTATAAATATTGCAGAGAAAGATGAAGTTAAGTGGAGTAATACCTCTCTACAAGAGCGTAAAAAAATTCTTTATCAGGTAGCCGATAATTTAGCTAATCAGCGTGGTGAATTAATAGGCTGTATGGCAGCGATAACGGGTAAAGCATTTATGGAAGGTGATGTTGAAGTTTCTGAGGCGATAGATTTCTGTAGATTTTATCCAACTTCACTACAAGAGTATGAGAAACTAGAACACATTAGTATGACTCCTAAGGGGGTAGTGCTTGTTATTTCTCCATGGAATTTCCCATTGGCAATTCCAGTGGGGGGTGTTTCTTCTGCTTTGGCCGCAGGAAATCGGGTAATACTTAAACCCGCTACGTCCGCTCTTCCTGTTGCCTGGAAGTTTGCTGAATGTTTCTGGGAAGCAGGTGTTCCGAAGGAAGCCTTGCAGATTGTATGTCCTGCTGAATATTCTACACTTGATTATTTGACTGCACATCCTTCTATTAAACACATTACTCTGACTGGAGGAACCGATACCGCATTTAAGATTTTGGAAAAAGCGCCTAAAACACCTCTTTCTGCCGAAACGGGTGGTAAGAACTGCATCATAGTAACTGCCAGAGGGGATCAAGATCACGCTATACAAAGTATAGTAGCATCAGCATTTGGTAATGCTGGTCAGAAATGTTCGGCTTGTTCGCTTCTTCTTCTAGATAAAGGTGCATTTAATGATCCTTTATTTAAACAAAAGTTGACTGATGCTGTGACTAGTATTCCTGTGGGAAGTGTGTGGGATTCTGAAACGGTAGTGGGTCCTATGATTACCAATAAAAATGATAAGTTATTAAAGGCTATTGATAAGCTTGAAAGTGGAGAATCTTGGTTGGTGAAACCTGAGTTCATTGATGAGAAGAAATACATGCTTAAGCCATGTGTGAAATGGAATGTCAAGCCCGATAGCTATACTTTTAAAACAGAATTATTTGCTCCACTATTATCTGTGGTTTGTATAGATTCATTAGAAGAGGCTATAACCATAGCAAATAGTTCGGAGTATGGACTGACTTCGGGGTTGCAATCGCTCGATGAACATGAAGTGGAATATTGGATGGCTAGAATAGAAGCAGGAAATCTTTACATTAATAGAGGAATTACAGGTGCTATTGTGAATAGACAGCCATTTGGAGGTATGAAACGCTCTGCCTTTGGTGGAGGAATTAAAGCAGGAGGTCCAAATTATGCTGCTACTTTTACCAACATAGCAGAAAAAGGTTCTATACCAGCAACTAAGTGGCTATCCCCATTTGATGCTTATTTGCAAGAAGGAGTAGATAAAACAAAGATAAACTTTGCTTATCAATCTTATTCAGATAGTTGGAAGGAAATATTCACACAAGCTGTAGATGTTAATAAATTGGAGGGAGAACAAAATCTATTTAGATATCTTCCTCTTAAAAATATGGGAGTTAGAGTTCAAGGTGAAGATTCATTGCTAGATATACTTTTAATCTTACAAGGTCTTCAAATTTCTAACGTAAAAGCAGTATTAAGTATAGATAAAGATGACAAAAAACTTTCTTTATTAAATGAAATACTAAAGAAGGAAAATCTAAATATCTCTTTAGTTATTGAATCTGAAAACGAATTTATAAATCGTCTAGATCAATTTGAAAGAATCCGTATGAGTACAGCCCAGTATTCTGATGCACTTTATCATGCAGTAGCGAAGCGTGGTTTATACATTGCTCATCACAAACCTCTAGTTGAAGGTCGTGTAGAACTGCTAAACTATGTAAAAGAGCAGAGTGTATCTTACGAATATCATCGTTATGGAAGTGTTTTAGATGAACGTTTTAAGTGATATTATATTTGATAAATTGCAATGGATAAAGAGTGTGTATAACCGTACTTAATTTAAAGAACAA is part of the Bacteroides coprosuis DSM 18011 genome and harbors:
- a CDS encoding Aldehyde Dehydrogenase (COGs: COG1012 NAD-dependent aldehyde dehydrogenase~InterPro IPR002872:IPR015590~KEGG: bvu:BVU_3604 putative proline dehydrogenase/delta-1-pyrroline-5-carboxylate dehydraogenase~PFAM: Aldehyde dehydrogenase domain; Proline dehydrogenase~SPTR: Putative uncharacterized protein;~IMG reference gene:2504106759~PFAM: Proline dehydrogenase; Aldehyde dehydrogenase family); its protein translation is MNMDKITANEVVEWAKKFLVLSDKELTSEEVKEQKKYATLIQNPNNKTLLSKMLDESSQIRDSKILSRRLKYLIDKYGIPTFFTPWERFQLSLFTGFGYLFDPIAIPIFKNKLQADTHKIIIPEERPALTEHLSKRWKQQIGQNVNLLGEVVLGDEEANNRFHQYMEALKEPDINYISVKLSGIYAQIRPLSYKESKEKLCELVASIFRQAMKYPYKDHSGKERSKFVNLDMEEYKDAELTYDVFKTVLAQEEFLPYRAGIVIQAYLPDALFFYRDLLAFAKERCARGGVPIKFRLVKGANLQMETIVSSLKGWKNPILPTKVAVDTNHLHLLDEALQPENVECLNIGVATHNFFSIGYAYLLSERNQVTDHVTFEMLEGMANHLPRVMRALNKQIILYTPVVRKEYFLNAVSYLVRRLDENTGPDNFLSYSFELEVNSQAWDFLENQFRTAFANKDSVKPDIFRKQNRMEPAKPVDEKVFANEPDTELDLPQNRKWALGILEKWKDVRADQFKVPVQIGAQFMESDLKRQYLDKSRNDSVSMCEASLSSLDHIKQIINIAEKDEVKWSNTSLQERKKILYQVADNLANQRGELIGCMAAITGKAFMEGDVEVSEAIDFCRFYPTSLQEYEKLEHISMTPKGVVLVISPWNFPLAIPVGGVSSALAAGNRVILKPATSALPVAWKFAECFWEAGVPKEALQIVCPAEYSTLDYLTAHPSIKHITLTGGTDTAFKILEKAPKTPLSAETGGKNCIIVTARGDQDHAIQSIVASAFGNAGQKCSACSLLLLDKGAFNDPLFKQKLTDAVTSIPVGSVWDSETVVGPMITNKNDKLLKAIDKLESGESWLVKPEFIDEKKYMLKPCVKWNVKPDSYTFKTELFAPLLSVVCIDSLEEAITIANSSEYGLTSGLQSLDEHEVEYWMARIEAGNLYINRGITGAIVNRQPFGGMKRSAFGGGIKAGGPNYAATFTNIAEKGSIPATKWLSPFDAYLQEGVDKTKINFAYQSYSDSWKEIFTQAVDVNKLEGEQNLFRYLPLKNMGVRVQGEDSLLDILLILQGLQISNVKAVLSIDKDDKKLSLLNEILKKENLNISLVIESENEFINRLDQFERIRMSTAQYSDALYHAVAKRGLYIAHHKPLVEGRVELLNYVKEQSVSYEYHRYGSVLDERFK